The Candidatus Neomarinimicrobiota bacterium nucleotide sequence TCCCCGGGAAGAACCATATCGATGATCGGCCCCACATGCGTAAAGGGAACCGGATGCCAGGATTCGCCCAAATCCAGGCTGTAATCCAGAAAAGGTTCGTCACAAGTTATCGTGGATATCGCGCATCCGCTCACTACGACCAGTGATGTCCACGGATCGATCGCCACCTTGTCGTAAATTGGAAAATCCCATAGCGGCACATACCAGGTCGTTCCACCATCCTGGGAGTAGATGAGATCCCCAGCGGCAATGAAGATATTCTCCACATCAGCGAAGGCCGAATCCATCCCGAAATCAAACTCATAGGCCGGTCCCGGAGGGTACAGGTGCTCCCATGTCTCTCCATAGTCCATCGATTTCATGAGCAGGATACCTGAATATCCCTCCCCACCGCCCACCATAACCAATCCGCCAACGAACTCGGTGGTCTGGACTTTCTGAATGCCCCAGCCTTCAGCGTCAATGCTGGTAAACAGTGGCCGCCAGAGACTATCGCCGAACTGCTGTTGGTAAAGGGCACCCCCGGTGGCCGCGTATTTCTCCCCGCAGATCGTAGGGTCCGGAAAGCCGGCCAGGGAGTAGACCCCCACGGCGAAACTATCCGATATACCCGCGCTGTTCGGCGTGAACTCCCCACCCATGTAGCTGCAGTAGACATAGACCGAGTCGTCTTCCGCCGGAAACACGCCAGCTGTGATTCCCCAGCCGACGGGGCCAGCTTTGTGCGGGTACACAGCCGATACATGCTTTCCTGCCAACCCAAGGTTCGCCCAGTTGGTATCCGGCAGGTTGGAGGCATTCAGGTAATACACCCCCTCACCGTTGGTTCCGGCTATAATCACCGATCCATATACTCCCAGGGAGGTGACCGGCTTCCCGGCCAGGCCCAGGTGTTCAATCTCCTGCTGACCTGACAGGGGAGCTAACAGGAAACCAGCCATAACAACGATCC carries:
- a CDS encoding T9SS type A sorting domain-containing protein, with the translated sequence MAGFLLAPLSGQQEIEHLGLAGKPVTSLGVYGSVIIAGTNGEGVYYLNASNLPDTNWANLGLAGKHVSAVYPHKAGPVGWGITAGVFPAEDDSVYVYCSYMGGEFTPNSAGISDSFAVGVYSLAGFPDPTICGEKYAATGGALYQQQFGDSLWRPLFTSIDAEGWGIQKVQTTEFVGGLVMVGGGEGYSGILLMKSMDYGETWEHLYPPGPAYEFDFGMDSAFADVENIFIAAGDLIYSQDGGTTWYVPLWDFPIYDKVAIDPWTSLVVVSGCAISTITCDEPFLDYSLDLGESWHPVPFTHVGPIIDMVLPGDGYLYFAVTDGGVYRVELITLGVEEAKGAPRSMALHRAYPNPFNPSVTIRYDLPATSQVTLTLFDLQGREVVRLVEGYIKPGYHQTQWNGRDASGLAVPSGIYIARLMTPEYSKSIKMLLLK